A genomic segment from Bradyrhizobium sp. CB1015 encodes:
- a CDS encoding murein transglycosylase A, translated as MAPEARIKILLKNSATALCAGVVVLSSFSLGAEAARRHHRNHHHRLPQTPAAPPRALPYPQLSLPFEISGAQYLPLAWADVKGWGDDNHLAAYKTFRASCKSINAQNGAAEAKGESKALGASLGEPCRAAKTLDLTDDGKAKIFFEENFTPLRISRLGEPDGFVTGYYEPVLEGSRTQTDVYNVPVYRRPSNLFVRGYKQDSVSLPNKGPVYRKIGRRKLVPYYDRGEIEDGKIAGRGLEIAWLKDPTDLLFAQIQGSARIKFEDGSSVRLNYDAYNGYPYTAVGRILIERGIIPKEEMSMQRIREWMTQNPDGAKELRRANRAYIFFREVNLSDKEEAVGAQGIPLTAGRSIAVDKSLHVYGTPFFIEGELPIESERARTPFHRLMIAQDTGSAIIGPARADLFFGAGADAGRVSGRLRHPMHFVMLVPKSLDPAPRAAKLPIPDPRPSEKIAKLFPQTDPAKIGTPVAAAAQGRNETVAVAGPVPLPVPRPAIEPAPEPRRPAKNRPHRPQ; from the coding sequence TTGGCACCGGAAGCGCGAATTAAGATTCTCCTGAAGAACAGCGCGACGGCGCTTTGCGCAGGCGTTGTCGTGCTGTCGTCGTTTTCGCTCGGTGCCGAGGCGGCGCGGCGTCACCACCGCAATCACCACCATCGTCTACCGCAAACGCCTGCCGCTCCGCCGCGGGCCTTGCCCTATCCGCAGCTCTCCCTGCCGTTCGAAATTTCCGGCGCGCAATATCTGCCGCTGGCCTGGGCGGACGTGAAGGGGTGGGGCGACGACAATCATCTCGCGGCGTACAAGACCTTCCGCGCCAGCTGCAAGTCGATCAATGCGCAGAACGGCGCGGCCGAAGCCAAGGGCGAATCCAAGGCTTTGGGTGCCTCGCTGGGTGAACCCTGCCGGGCCGCCAAGACGCTCGATCTCACCGACGATGGCAAAGCGAAAATCTTCTTCGAGGAGAATTTCACGCCGCTGCGGATCTCGCGGCTCGGCGAGCCAGACGGTTTCGTCACCGGCTATTACGAGCCGGTGCTGGAGGGATCGCGCACGCAGACCGATGTCTACAACGTGCCGGTCTATCGCCGTCCCTCGAACCTGTTCGTGCGCGGCTACAAGCAGGATTCGGTCAGCCTGCCCAACAAGGGCCCGGTCTATCGCAAGATCGGTCGCCGCAAGCTGGTGCCCTATTACGACCGCGGCGAGATCGAGGACGGCAAGATCGCCGGCCGCGGGCTTGAGATCGCCTGGCTGAAGGATCCGACCGATCTGTTGTTCGCCCAGATCCAGGGCTCGGCGCGGATCAAGTTCGAGGACGGCAGCTCGGTTCGGCTCAATTACGACGCCTATAACGGCTATCCCTACACGGCGGTCGGTCGCATCCTGATCGAGCGCGGCATCATCCCGAAAGAGGAGATGTCGATGCAGAGGATCAGGGAATGGATGACGCAAAACCCTGACGGCGCCAAGGAGCTGCGCCGCGCGAACCGCGCCTACATCTTCTTCCGCGAGGTCAACCTGTCCGACAAGGAGGAGGCTGTCGGCGCGCAAGGCATTCCCCTGACGGCGGGGCGTTCGATCGCGGTCGACAAATCGCTGCATGTCTACGGCACGCCGTTCTTCATCGAGGGCGAGCTGCCGATCGAGTCCGAACGCGCCAGGACGCCGTTCCACCGGCTGATGATCGCGCAGGACACCGGCTCGGCCATCATCGGTCCCGCGCGCGCCGATCTGTTTTTCGGCGCCGGCGCGGATGCCGGTCGCGTCTCCGGCCGGCTGCGTCACCCCATGCATTTCGTGATGCTGGTGCCGAAGAGCCTCGATCCCGCCCCGCGCGCCGCGAAACTGCCGATCCCGGACCCTAGGCCCTCGGAGAAGATCGCAAAGCTGTTTCCGCAGACCGATCCGGCAAAGATCGGCACGCCTGTCGCCGCGGCGGCGCAAGGCAGGAACGAAACGGTCGCCGTCGCCGGCCCCGTTCCGCTGCCGGTGCCGCGTCCCGCGATCGAGCCTGCCCCTGAGCCGCGCCGTCCAGCGAAGAATCGTCCTCATCGCCCACAATGA
- a CDS encoding Smr/MutS family protein encodes MKRPSRPPVLEPRPSPRRRALSEEERELWDLVAKHVKPLRKQRAAKAHAAPRAEPSPGSQVTRTSLPARPAAAAPAPRAAKPSIPPLAPLGKRERTKLSRGRSEIEARLDLHGMTQMRAHRALAGFLHRAHQDGLTFVLVITGKGRSGGESGVLRRQVPEWLSLPEFRAFVVGFEEAAIGHGGEGALYVRIRRARF; translated from the coding sequence ATGAAACGACCGTCCCGTCCGCCCGTGCTGGAGCCTCGCCCCTCGCCGCGCCGTCGCGCGCTGAGCGAGGAAGAGCGCGAGCTGTGGGATCTCGTTGCAAAGCATGTCAAGCCGCTGCGGAAGCAGCGCGCGGCCAAGGCGCATGCCGCCCCGCGCGCCGAGCCTTCGCCCGGCTCCCAGGTGACGAGGACTTCGTTACCGGCAAGGCCGGCTGCTGCAGCACCGGCGCCTCGCGCCGCAAAGCCGTCGATTCCGCCGCTTGCGCCGCTCGGCAAGCGCGAGCGGACAAAGCTGTCGCGCGGCCGCAGCGAGATCGAGGCGCGGCTCGATCTGCACGGCATGACCCAGATGCGCGCCCATCGCGCGCTGGCCGGCTTCCTGCACCGCGCCCATCAGGACGGCCTCACCTTCGTGCTCGTCATCACCGGCAAGGGACGCAGCGGCGGCGAGAGCGGCGTGCTCCGCCGCCAGGTGCCGGAATGGCTCAGCCTGCCCGAATTCCGCGCCTTCGTCGTCGGCTTCGAGGAAGCCGCGATAGGCCATGGCGGCGAGGGCGCGCTGTATGTGCGGATTCGGAGGGCGAGATTTTAG
- the hslU gene encoding ATP-dependent protease ATPase subunit HslU: protein MTDFSPREIVSELDRFIVGQGDAKRAVSIALRNRWRRQQLTGSLREEVLPKNILMIGPTGVGKTEIARRLAKLANAPFLKVEATKFTEVGYVGRDVEQIIRDLVEVAIAQVRERKRKDVQARAQLAAEERVLDALVGANASSATRESFRRKLRAGELNDKEIEIETQSSGGGMPMFEIPGMPGAQMGAISIGDIFGKLGGRSKTRRLTVEGSHEILVNEESDKLLDTEQLTLEAISAVENNGIVFLDEIDKICARDGRVGGDVSREGVQRDLLPLIEGTTVSTKHGAVKTDHILFIASGAFHVAKPSDLLPELQGRLPIRVELQALTRDDMRRILTEPEASLIKQYVALMQTEGVTLDVTDSAIDALADIAVAVNSTVENIGARRLQTVMERVLDEISFTAPDRNGETVRLDADYVQKHIGDLAKNADLSRFIL from the coding sequence GCGCGAGGAGGTGCTGCCGAAGAACATCCTGATGATCGGCCCTACCGGCGTCGGCAAGACGGAAATCGCGCGGCGGCTCGCCAAGCTCGCGAATGCGCCGTTCCTGAAGGTGGAAGCGACCAAGTTCACCGAGGTCGGCTATGTCGGCCGCGACGTCGAGCAGATCATCCGCGATCTCGTCGAGGTCGCAATCGCGCAGGTGCGCGAGAGGAAGCGCAAGGACGTGCAGGCGCGCGCCCAGCTTGCCGCCGAGGAGCGCGTGCTCGATGCGCTGGTCGGCGCCAATGCGAGTTCGGCGACGCGGGAATCCTTCCGCAGGAAGCTGCGCGCCGGCGAATTGAACGACAAGGAAATCGAGATCGAGACGCAATCGTCCGGCGGCGGCATGCCGATGTTCGAGATCCCGGGCATGCCTGGCGCGCAGATGGGCGCGATCTCGATCGGCGACATCTTCGGCAAGCTGGGCGGCCGCAGCAAGACGCGGCGGCTGACGGTAGAAGGCTCGCACGAGATCCTCGTCAACGAGGAATCCGACAAGCTCCTGGACACCGAGCAGCTGACGCTGGAGGCGATCAGTGCGGTCGAGAACAACGGCATCGTGTTCCTCGACGAAATCGACAAGATCTGCGCCCGCGACGGCCGCGTCGGCGGCGACGTCTCGCGCGAGGGCGTGCAACGCGATCTCTTGCCGCTGATCGAAGGCACCACGGTCTCGACCAAGCACGGCGCGGTCAAGACCGACCACATCCTGTTCATCGCATCCGGCGCCTTCCACGTCGCCAAGCCGTCCGACCTGTTGCCGGAATTGCAGGGCCGCCTGCCGATCCGGGTCGAATTGCAGGCGCTGACCCGCGACGACATGCGCCGCATCCTCACCGAGCCCGAGGCCTCGCTGATCAAGCAATATGTCGCCTTGATGCAGACCGAAGGCGTGACGCTCGACGTCACCGACAGCGCCATCGATGCGCTGGCCGACATTGCGGTTGCCGTCAATTCGACGGTCGAGAACATCGGCGCCCGGCGGCTGCAGACCGTGATGGAGCGGGTGCTGGACGAGATCTCCTTCACCGCCCCGGACCGCAACGGCGAGACGGTCCGGCTCGATGCGGATTACGTGCAAAAGCACATCGGCGACCTCGCCAAGAACGCGGATCTGAGCCGGTTCATTTTGTAA
- the secB gene encoding protein-export chaperone SecB, which produces MTNGNGTPPEAAQAPQLNVLAQYTKDLSFENPNAPGSLQQQSQPPQINIQINVSANNLSEQEFEVTLSVEGKAETAGKLMFSFELAYAGVFRIVNVPKENLHPLVMIECPRLLFPFAREIIATAVRDGGFPPLMLDPVDFVGLYRQNMERQMAAQGGQAGQA; this is translated from the coding sequence ATGACCAACGGTAACGGCACCCCTCCCGAGGCGGCCCAGGCTCCCCAGCTCAATGTGCTGGCGCAATATACCAAGGACCTCTCGTTCGAAAATCCCAACGCGCCGGGCTCGCTCCAGCAGCAGAGCCAGCCGCCGCAGATCAACATCCAGATCAACGTCAGCGCCAACAATCTCAGCGAACAGGAATTCGAGGTGACGTTGTCGGTCGAGGGCAAGGCCGAGACCGCAGGTAAATTGATGTTCTCGTTCGAGCTTGCCTATGCCGGCGTGTTCCGGATCGTCAACGTGCCGAAGGAGAACCTGCACCCGCTGGTCATGATCGAGTGCCCGCGCCTCTTGTTCCCGTTCGCACGCGAGATCATCGCGACCGCGGTGCGCGACGGCGGGTTCCCGCCGCTGATGCTGGATCCGGTCGACTTCGTCGGTCTGTATCGCCAGAACATGGAGCGGCAAATGGCCGCTCAAGGCGGACAGGCGGGTCAGGCCTGA
- a CDS encoding Tim44/TimA family putative adaptor protein gives MDIYTIIFLALAVFIFLRLRSVLGQRTGNERPPFDRTAARNALGGAQDNNVVTMPGKVIDQAPLAPTAEPTAPADRWKGLAEPGTALAQGLDAIVEKDSSFDPRHFLSGARGAYEMIVLAFANGDRRALRDLLSSEVYDSFDAAIKEREKNEQKTETRFVSIDKAELVGAELRDRNAQLTVRFVSQMISATRDKAGNIVDGSAETVADITDIWTFARDTSSRDPNWKLVGTGSAN, from the coding sequence GTGGACATCTACACCATCATATTCCTGGCGCTGGCCGTCTTCATCTTCTTGCGGCTGCGTAGCGTGCTGGGGCAGCGCACGGGCAACGAGCGGCCGCCGTTCGATCGCACCGCCGCCCGCAATGCGCTGGGAGGTGCCCAGGACAACAACGTCGTGACCATGCCGGGCAAGGTGATCGATCAGGCCCCGCTGGCGCCGACGGCCGAGCCGACCGCGCCGGCCGATCGCTGGAAGGGGCTGGCCGAGCCGGGCACTGCGCTGGCGCAGGGTCTCGATGCCATCGTCGAAAAGGATTCCAGCTTCGACCCGCGCCATTTCCTTTCGGGCGCGCGCGGCGCCTACGAGATGATCGTGCTGGCTTTCGCCAATGGCGACCGCCGCGCGCTGCGTGATCTGTTGTCGTCGGAGGTCTATGACAGCTTCGACGCCGCCATCAAGGAACGCGAGAAGAACGAGCAGAAGACCGAGACGCGGTTCGTGTCGATTGACAAGGCCGAGCTCGTCGGCGCCGAGCTGCGCGACCGCAACGCGCAGCTCACCGTGCGCTTCGTCTCGCAGATGATCTCGGCCACCCGCGACAAGGCCGGCAACATCGTCGACGGCAGCGCCGAGACGGTCGCCGACATCACCGATATCTGGACCTTCGCCCGCGACACCTCCTCTCGCGATCCGAACTGGAAGCTGGTTGGCACCGGAAGCGCGAATTAA